A window of Akkermansiaceae bacterium contains these coding sequences:
- a CDS encoding MFS transporter, with translation MSFGFLGIQFGWGLQMANMSSIYSFLGAKEDQLSILWIAAPLTGLIIQPIVGYMSDRTWTGLGRRRPYFLVGAILASIALVAMPHSSALWMAVGLLWILDASINITMEPFRAFVADKLPADQRAKGFSVQSLFIGLGAVIASAMPWMLTNWFGVETGASEGDSIPKAVMISFHMGAAALFIAVVYTIMTTPEYPPEDMEAFKKMKAESRGVGGFLVELVEGIGSMPKTMRQLAVVQFFTWTALFCMWIYWTPAIARQVFGGDPANEAAWKSVIEEAGAWTGICFATYNLVCFAFSFVLLALSRKFSPKMIHLVCLLIGGAGLISVKFVTDQHMLLVSMTAVGIAWASILSMPYAILSSVLPPAKMGFYMGVFNFFIVIPQVVVSLSMGNIVGSVFGGDSMMAILTGGVSLIVASLFMLIVQEDGSGADTSTLPAGH, from the coding sequence ATGTCCTTTGGATTCCTCGGTATCCAGTTCGGTTGGGGCCTGCAAATGGCTAACATGTCATCGATTTACTCTTTCCTCGGAGCCAAGGAGGACCAGCTTTCCATCCTCTGGATCGCCGCGCCTCTCACCGGACTGATCATCCAGCCGATCGTCGGTTATATGAGCGACCGGACCTGGACGGGACTCGGCAGAAGGCGACCGTATTTCCTGGTCGGGGCCATTCTCGCTAGTATCGCTCTGGTGGCGATGCCACATTCGTCGGCGCTGTGGATGGCGGTCGGGCTACTGTGGATTCTGGATGCATCGATCAACATCACCATGGAGCCGTTCCGGGCTTTTGTGGCCGACAAGCTCCCAGCCGATCAGCGCGCCAAGGGTTTTTCCGTGCAGAGTTTATTCATCGGTCTCGGTGCAGTGATTGCCTCTGCCATGCCGTGGATGCTGACGAATTGGTTTGGGGTGGAAACTGGCGCCTCTGAAGGTGACTCCATCCCGAAGGCGGTGATGATTTCCTTCCACATGGGTGCGGCAGCCCTGTTTATTGCTGTGGTTTATACCATTATGACGACTCCAGAGTATCCCCCAGAGGATATGGAGGCATTTAAAAAAATGAAAGCCGAGTCACGTGGTGTCGGTGGCTTTCTGGTGGAGCTCGTCGAGGGAATCGGCTCGATGCCAAAAACGATGCGCCAGCTCGCGGTCGTGCAGTTTTTTACCTGGACGGCCCTTTTCTGCATGTGGATTTACTGGACTCCCGCGATCGCACGCCAAGTCTTCGGTGGTGACCCCGCCAACGAAGCGGCATGGAAATCGGTGATCGAGGAAGCGGGTGCCTGGACAGGTATCTGTTTTGCCACCTATAACCTGGTGTGCTTTGCCTTCTCCTTTGTGCTGCTGGCTCTCTCCAGAAAATTCTCCCCCAAGATGATCCACCTCGTCTGTCTCTTGATTGGTGGAGCGGGTCTGATCAGCGTCAAATTCGTTACTGACCAGCACATGTTGCTGGTTTCCATGACCGCCGTGGGCATCGCCTGGGCATCCATCCTGTCGATGCCCTACGCCATCCTGTCATCCGTCCTGCCCCCGGCCAAGATGGGATTCTACATGGGAGTCTTCAACTTCTTCATCGTCATCCCCCAGGTCGTCGTCTCCCTGAGCATGGGGAACATTGTCGGCTCTGTCTTTGGTGGCGACTCGATGATGGCTATTCTGACCGGTGGAGTTTCGCTCATCGTCGCCAGTTTGTTCATGCTCATCGTCCAAGAGGATGGCAGCGGTGCAGATACCAGCACCCTGCCCGCAGGCCACTAA
- a CDS encoding NAD(P)-dependent oxidoreductase — MRVLITGSTGRLGGAFLSLWNNCDGYDVRGLTREDADLSQPGQVDALLRATAFDVLVNTAAVSGLEECLDAPGLAHAVNAESPRVMAAICREKGARLVHFSTDYVFSGEDAGSKTETDATGAVNVYGASKCAGEQAVLAADDQSLVCRVSWLFGPAPPDRPSHFDNVLRRALAGEEQHLVDDKFSVPTFTHDIVRWVGLLLEREKSGIYHLCNSGGPESWHSYAVKICRLARRHGLEVDSSKLVSTSLNDARFFREKRPVHTAMLPARLEHEGIVSPRPWLDAAEEYLKSR, encoded by the coding sequence ATGCGCGTATTGATCACAGGCTCCACCGGTCGACTCGGTGGAGCTTTTTTATCGCTGTGGAACAACTGCGACGGGTATGATGTCAGGGGACTCACCAGGGAGGACGCGGACCTCTCGCAGCCGGGACAAGTCGATGCCTTGCTCCGTGCAACAGCATTCGATGTGTTGGTGAACACCGCCGCGGTTTCCGGATTGGAGGAATGCCTCGACGCCCCTGGGCTCGCCCATGCGGTCAACGCGGAATCGCCCCGGGTGATGGCCGCGATATGTCGGGAAAAGGGTGCCCGACTGGTCCATTTCAGCACCGACTACGTGTTCAGTGGTGAGGATGCGGGTAGCAAAACGGAAACCGATGCCACAGGTGCGGTCAATGTCTACGGCGCATCGAAATGCGCGGGTGAGCAAGCGGTGCTCGCAGCGGATGATCAATCCCTCGTTTGCCGTGTCTCCTGGCTGTTTGGTCCGGCACCACCAGACCGTCCGTCCCATTTTGACAACGTCCTCCGTCGTGCCCTGGCCGGGGAGGAACAACACCTGGTCGACGATAAATTTTCCGTCCCCACATTCACCCATGACATCGTGCGCTGGGTGGGTCTCTTGCTCGAGCGCGAGAAATCGGGTATCTATCACCTCTGTAATTCAGGTGGCCCGGAAAGCTGGCATAGCTACGCCGTAAAAATCTGTCGACTCGCCCGGCGGCATGGATTGGAAGTCGACAGCTCAAAGCTGGTGTCGACATCCCTCAACGATGCCCGTTTTTTCAGGGAAAAACGACCGGTTCACACGGCGATGCTGCCTGCGAGGCTGGAACATGAAGGGATCGTCAGCCCCCGTCCCTGGCTGGATGCCGCCGAGGAATATTTGAAAAGCCGTTGA
- a CDS encoding valine--pyruvate transaminase: MSEPFSDFGDRLCMGSGIEELMDDLGNALALGGPDTRMLGGGQPAHIPEVNALWRRRIEEIMATPGGLEKMLGNYDPPRGNPMFVDAIAGLFKRSFGWEITAKNVAITAGGQTAFFFLFNALAGKFKDGSRKKILLPLVPEYIGYSNQSVGEDIFRAVKPLIEKIGDHDFKYRVDFENLKVDDDIAAICVSRPTNPTGNVLTDQEISRLSALADQHGIPLIIDNAYGAPFPNIIFTGATPVWNENIVLTLSLSKIGLPGTRTGIVIANEKIAAAISSMSAIVGLANGNVGQALMEPLVRSGEILALSNEVVRPYYIEKSRQAREWVEQEFDATLPYRVHLSEGALFLWLWFEGLPITSRELYERLKARGVLIVSGHYFFFGDDAAEPWPHRNECIRMTYTMDERTVHEGIKIIAGEVAKAYAENA; encoded by the coding sequence ATGAGCGAACCATTTTCAGATTTTGGTGATCGCCTCTGCATGGGCAGCGGCATTGAAGAGCTGATGGACGACCTGGGGAATGCCCTGGCGCTGGGCGGTCCCGATACCCGTATGCTCGGTGGCGGCCAGCCAGCCCATATCCCTGAAGTCAACGCCCTCTGGCGGCGTCGGATTGAGGAAATCATGGCAACACCCGGCGGCTTGGAAAAGATGTTGGGGAACTACGATCCACCGCGCGGCAACCCGATGTTTGTCGATGCCATTGCCGGGCTTTTTAAACGAAGTTTCGGCTGGGAGATCACAGCCAAAAACGTCGCCATCACGGCCGGCGGTCAAACGGCCTTCTTCTTCCTCTTTAACGCCCTGGCGGGAAAATTCAAAGACGGCTCACGTAAGAAAATCCTGCTGCCGCTGGTGCCTGAGTACATCGGTTACTCGAACCAGTCCGTTGGCGAGGATATTTTCCGTGCGGTCAAGCCGTTGATTGAGAAAATAGGTGACCACGACTTCAAATACCGGGTTGATTTTGAAAATCTGAAAGTCGATGACGACATCGCGGCGATCTGTGTTTCCCGCCCCACCAACCCAACGGGAAACGTGCTCACCGACCAGGAGATTTCCCGGCTTTCGGCACTGGCTGATCAACATGGTATCCCGCTGATCATCGACAATGCCTACGGGGCTCCCTTTCCTAACATCATCTTCACCGGCGCCACCCCCGTGTGGAACGAGAACATCGTGCTCACGCTGAGTTTGTCAAAAATCGGGCTGCCCGGCACCCGGACCGGTATTGTCATTGCCAACGAAAAAATTGCCGCCGCCATCTCGTCGATGAGTGCCATCGTAGGACTCGCCAACGGCAACGTCGGCCAGGCCCTGATGGAGCCGCTGGTCCGCAGCGGTGAGATCCTTGCGCTGAGCAACGAGGTGGTCAGACCCTATTACATCGAAAAATCACGCCAGGCCCGCGAGTGGGTTGAGCAGGAATTTGATGCCACCCTGCCATATCGCGTGCACCTCAGTGAGGGTGCCCTGTTCCTCTGGCTCTGGTTTGAGGGGCTGCCGATTACTTCACGCGAGCTTTACGAGCGGCTCAAGGCACGTGGGGTGCTCATCGTTTCCGGGCACTACTTCTTCTTTGGTGACGATGCGGCCGAGCCATGGCCACACCGGAACGAGTGTATCCGCATGACCTACACCATGGACGAGCGCACCGTGCACGAGGGGATCAAAATCATCGCCGGGGAGGTCGCCAAGGCGTATGCCGAAAATGCCTAG
- a CDS encoding transposase, producing MSSDASPVLWPHAPPHYLGAAGVYMVTAGTYGKEHFFRNRNRLQHLTNNLIALAKQHQWQMQAWAVFSNHYHFIASSPEDGAQNLGRWLGALHRRSATMVNKLDETPGRKVWHNYWESHITFEKSYYARLHYVHENPVKYGLVTHAEAYDWCSAAWFAEHAAPAFRKTVESFKIDRVNVRDDF from the coding sequence ATGTCTAGTGATGCCAGTCCTGTACTCTGGCCACATGCTCCACCGCATTATCTTGGGGCTGCTGGGGTGTATATGGTAACGGCCGGGACATACGGGAAAGAGCATTTTTTCCGTAACAGAAATCGCCTCCAGCATCTGACCAACAACCTTATTGCACTAGCAAAGCAACACCAGTGGCAGATGCAGGCTTGGGCTGTGTTTTCCAATCACTATCACTTTATCGCATCATCGCCAGAGGATGGTGCACAGAATTTAGGAAGGTGGCTTGGGGCACTGCATCGCCGGTCTGCCACCATGGTCAACAAGCTTGATGAGACGCCGGGAAGAAAAGTCTGGCACAATTATTGGGAAAGCCACATTACTTTCGAGAAATCGTATTACGCCAGACTGCACTACGTCCATGAGAACCCGGTTAAATACGGCCTGGTCACTCATGCCGAAGCTTACGACTGGTGCTCTGCCGCATGGTTTGCGGAACATGCTGCACCTGCATTTAGGAAAACAGTGGAGTCGTTTAAGATTGATCGAGTCAATGTGCGTGATGACTTCTGA
- a CDS encoding alpha-amylase: protein MKYLLLAIIFAPVTLHAVDQTTRPHIYQLMVRHFGNTNETRKTDGTMAENGCGKFDDINDAALKSIKELGITHIWLTGVLEQASSTAYPDRPADNPILVKGKAGSPYAIRDYFDVCPDYATVPANRLDEFRALLKRIEKHGLKAIIDFVPNHVARSYSSDVRPELSFGKNDDTGHFFNINNNFFYLGDLHPGGGAPLKLPTKDGQHVPYEPESKHGKVTGNNVISWSPSINDWFETIKLNYGHDFTLGPPRDDLHPLPKADAKPGDTPDTWRKMDAILAYWQDMGVDGFRVDMAHMVPMAYWSWQTQRCKARDEKVFFMAEAYDNDPSKLTEGNVLEDLLTAGFDAVYDDPTYDTIKHTVEGQKWANDIDGAANPFSNLLHKSLRYAENHDEVRLASKGNWAGSGREIGIPVSAILFGLGRGPIMLYSGQEVGEAAEGAEGFSGDDGRSSIFDYWSLPSMTPWVNNHRYDGAKLTAGQKDLRSFYSRLINTCAEPAFTRGDFYGLNHANQGNEHYGRTHGEAASGHWLYSFLRRDQSTGQAFLVVANLNPNEALSNVHIQIPDGAIEWLGGKLSTRELLTFTDRLGSNITLKANDTDLPSKGLVIDQLPAKAALYLEIE from the coding sequence ATGAAATACCTCCTCCTTGCAATCATCTTCGCGCCAGTCACACTGCACGCCGTGGATCAGACTACCCGACCGCATATCTATCAGCTCATGGTGCGCCATTTCGGCAATACCAATGAGACGCGTAAAACCGACGGCACCATGGCCGAGAATGGTTGCGGCAAGTTTGACGACATCAATGACGCGGCCCTGAAATCAATCAAGGAGCTCGGCATCACCCACATCTGGCTGACCGGTGTGTTAGAGCAGGCCAGCTCCACCGCTTACCCAGACCGACCCGCCGACAATCCCATTCTGGTCAAAGGCAAGGCAGGCTCGCCATACGCCATCCGTGATTATTTTGACGTTTGCCCCGACTACGCCACCGTTCCTGCCAACCGACTCGATGAGTTCCGCGCCTTGCTCAAGCGCATTGAAAAACATGGGTTAAAGGCAATCATCGACTTTGTCCCGAACCACGTCGCCCGCTCCTACAGCAGTGATGTTAGACCCGAATTATCCTTTGGGAAAAACGACGACACCGGTCACTTTTTCAACATCAACAACAACTTCTTCTACCTCGGTGATCTTCACCCCGGTGGTGGTGCCCCCCTCAAGCTGCCTACCAAGGATGGACAGCATGTGCCTTACGAGCCTGAGAGCAAACACGGCAAGGTCACGGGCAACAACGTCATCTCCTGGTCACCGTCGATCAATGATTGGTTTGAAACCATCAAACTCAATTACGGTCACGACTTCACCTTGGGGCCGCCGCGTGACGACCTCCACCCGCTTCCCAAGGCGGATGCCAAACCTGGTGACACCCCGGATACCTGGCGGAAAATGGATGCCATCCTCGCCTACTGGCAGGATATGGGCGTGGACGGTTTCCGGGTCGATATGGCGCACATGGTGCCCATGGCTTACTGGAGCTGGCAGACACAACGCTGCAAGGCGCGCGACGAAAAGGTGTTTTTTATGGCGGAAGCCTACGATAACGACCCCTCCAAACTCACCGAAGGCAACGTCCTTGAGGACCTACTGACAGCTGGGTTTGACGCTGTTTACGACGACCCCACCTACGACACCATCAAACATACCGTTGAGGGCCAAAAATGGGCCAACGACATCGATGGGGCCGCCAATCCATTTTCCAACCTGCTCCACAAATCACTACGCTACGCCGAGAACCACGATGAAGTCCGGCTCGCCTCCAAGGGGAACTGGGCCGGCAGCGGCCGGGAAATCGGCATTCCTGTCTCGGCCATTTTATTTGGTCTCGGACGCGGACCGATCATGCTCTACAGCGGTCAGGAAGTCGGCGAAGCCGCCGAGGGCGCCGAGGGCTTCAGCGGTGATGACGGCCGTAGCAGCATCTTTGATTACTGGTCGCTACCCAGCATGACGCCGTGGGTCAACAACCATCGATACGATGGCGCCAAACTAACAGCCGGACAGAAGGACTTACGGAGCTTCTACTCCAGACTCATAAACACCTGTGCCGAACCCGCGTTCACCCGGGGTGATTTTTACGGGCTTAACCATGCCAACCAGGGAAATGAACATTACGGCAGAACACACGGCGAAGCAGCGTCCGGCCACTGGCTCTATAGCTTCCTGCGTCGGGATCAATCCACCGGCCAGGCATTCCTCGTTGTCGCCAACCTCAATCCTAACGAGGCGCTCAGCAACGTCCACATCCAGATCCCGGACGGTGCCATCGAATGGTTAGGCGGTAAACTCAGCACCCGGGAATTACTGACGTTTACGGATCGACTCGGCTCAAACATCACCCTCAAGGCCAATGATACCGATCTTCCTTCGAAGGGGCTGGTGATTGACCAGCTACCCGCCAAGGCAGCTCTCTATTTGGAGATTGAGTAA
- a CDS encoding endonuclease/exonuclease/phosphatase family protein: MLRLFFALVYICLIQPDLRADDIDVKILTYNIRYDARGDMGVRDWQQRKSAVTDYLANSKASIIGLQEVVHNQLLDVDKALPGHAYVGVGRDDGKTRGEYSPIFYDTKLWKLDPSEQGTFWLSDTPEVVSSRTWGNGIPRICTWARLIGKNGKAVYVYNTHWDHRSQNSRVHAAGLILKKIRARTHASEPFILMGDFNSNTENPAIQTLLRSGILTDPGKKQFLTFSSWKAGLVPGLRIDHIFTSTLIKKAKVEVQSNDDDGGHAASDHHPVVLTMRSPFKPPR, from the coding sequence ATGCTCCGCTTGTTTTTCGCACTCGTGTATATTTGCCTGATCCAGCCGGACCTTCGTGCTGATGACATTGATGTCAAAATTCTGACTTACAATATCCGCTACGATGCACGTGGGGACATGGGCGTGCGCGACTGGCAACAGCGTAAGAGCGCGGTCACCGACTACCTGGCAAACAGCAAAGCCAGCATCATCGGACTGCAGGAAGTGGTGCACAATCAGCTCCTCGACGTCGACAAAGCTTTGCCGGGCCACGCCTATGTCGGAGTCGGGCGCGACGATGGTAAAACGCGCGGTGAATACTCCCCTATTTTCTATGATACGAAATTATGGAAACTTGATCCGAGCGAGCAAGGCACGTTTTGGCTTTCGGATACTCCGGAGGTTGTTAGCAGTCGGACCTGGGGCAACGGCATCCCGCGCATCTGCACGTGGGCCAGGTTGATTGGAAAAAACGGCAAGGCGGTCTACGTCTACAACACCCACTGGGACCACCGCAGCCAGAACTCGCGTGTGCACGCCGCCGGACTCATCCTCAAAAAAATCCGTGCCCGCACCCACGCCAGTGAGCCGTTTATCCTGATGGGCGACTTTAACTCCAACACGGAAAACCCCGCGATCCAAACCCTCCTCAGGTCGGGCATACTGACAGACCCAGGCAAAAAACAGTTCCTCACCTTCAGTTCATGGAAAGCGGGACTCGTACCCGGACTGCGCATCGATCACATTTTCACCTCCACCTTGATCAAGAAGGCCAAGGTGGAAGTGCAATCGAATGACGACGACGGTGGCCACGCGGCATCCGACCATCATCCGGTCGTGTTGACGATGCGGAGTCCTTTCAAACCTCCAAGGTGA
- a CDS encoding NTP transferase domain-containing protein, giving the protein MSAPNQYALILAGGSGTRFWPLSRNAKPKQLLNLFGEATLLNQTISRLEGLIPKENILILTNELQVEAVRAVASELPPENIFAEPAKRDTAPAVALGIGLVAARNPDATMMVLPSDQLINDTAAYQSVMRDAMTAAAHNAALVTVGIKPTWACPAFGYIERGASALLDGPSLDHTPCEVTRFREKPNPELAESFLAQGNFAWNAGMFIWSVKTVVDELTRHAPELAGFIEEIGKSDDVLQTVADQFPTLTPISIDYALMENASRVLNIEATFDWDDVGSWISVAKYLGIQGNNNQTNTELAEIDSENNIVFNARKDTKIALLGVDDLIVVQTDDALLIANRHQADAIKNLGPQLPDHLL; this is encoded by the coding sequence ATGAGCGCCCCCAACCAGTATGCCCTTATCCTCGCCGGCGGCAGCGGCACCCGCTTCTGGCCACTTTCCAGAAACGCAAAACCGAAACAACTCCTCAACCTCTTTGGTGAGGCCACCTTGTTGAACCAAACCATTTCCCGGCTCGAGGGTTTGATCCCAAAGGAAAACATCCTGATCCTGACCAACGAACTACAGGTCGAGGCAGTTAGAGCCGTCGCCTCGGAGCTTCCTCCGGAGAATATTTTCGCCGAACCCGCCAAACGCGACACCGCCCCGGCCGTCGCACTCGGTATCGGCCTGGTGGCGGCGCGCAATCCGGATGCCACCATGATGGTGCTGCCGTCGGACCAGCTGATCAACGACACCGCAGCCTACCAGTCGGTCATGCGCGACGCCATGACGGCGGCAGCGCACAATGCCGCCCTGGTTACCGTCGGCATCAAACCCACCTGGGCATGTCCCGCCTTTGGCTACATCGAGCGCGGCGCATCCGCCCTGCTCGATGGCCCGTCACTCGATCATACACCCTGCGAAGTCACCCGCTTCCGGGAAAAACCCAACCCCGAGCTGGCGGAGTCGTTTCTTGCCCAGGGGAACTTTGCCTGGAACGCCGGCATGTTTATCTGGTCGGTGAAAACCGTGGTGGATGAACTGACCCGGCACGCCCCCGAACTGGCTGGGTTTATTGAGGAAATTGGCAAGTCGGATGATGTGCTGCAAACCGTCGCCGACCAGTTCCCCACCCTGACACCGATTTCCATCGACTATGCCCTGATGGAAAACGCCTCCCGCGTGCTCAACATCGAGGCGACCTTCGACTGGGATGACGTCGGCTCATGGATCTCGGTGGCGAAGTACCTCGGCATCCAGGGCAACAACAACCAGACCAATACCGAGCTCGCCGAGATCGACTCGGAGAACAACATCGTTTTCAACGCCCGCAAGGATACCAAGATAGCGCTGTTAGGTGTTGATGATTTGATTGTGGTCCAGACCGATGACGCCCTCCTCATCGCCAACCGCCACCAGGCCGACGCGATTAAAAACCTCGGGCCGCAGCTGCCCGATCATCTATTGTAA
- the ruvX gene encoding Holliday junction resolvase RuvX, producing MTPEHPVLAIDHGDARIGIAATDPVGIMAHPVETIQVRVCDPIERIAELVQQRQIKQMVLGLPLRLDGSEGSASEKVRKFGKELAERLPCIPLHFCDETLTTVAAAEKLHQAGKNAKRQKSLIDQAAAVEILNNWLGWS from the coding sequence ATGACCCCAGAACACCCAGTCCTAGCCATCGACCACGGTGACGCCCGTATCGGTATCGCCGCGACGGATCCGGTCGGCATCATGGCGCATCCGGTGGAGACCATTCAGGTCAGGGTGTGCGACCCTATCGAACGCATCGCGGAACTCGTGCAGCAACGTCAGATCAAACAGATGGTGTTAGGCCTGCCGCTCCGCCTCGACGGCAGTGAAGGCAGCGCTTCTGAGAAGGTGCGTAAATTCGGCAAAGAACTCGCCGAGCGACTGCCCTGCATCCCGCTTCATTTCTGCGATGAAACCCTGACAACCGTCGCAGCGGCGGAAAAACTCCATCAGGCAGGAAAAAACGCCAAACGCCAGAAAAGCCTCATCGACCAAGCGGCAGCGGTGGAGATTTTGAACAACTGGCTGGGGTGGAGTTAA
- a CDS encoding thioredoxin family protein, translating into MTHTRKRLVIALATASLAVPVVSAGGDGWMTDFDAAKAKAKKEGKDLLVDFTGSDWCGWCIKLDKEVFQQDAFKEAVPKDFILVELDFPSKKEIPEALKNQNKALRDAFSISGFPTVMLCDADGRPYAKTGYQRGGAEAYVTHLDELRKQKKQRDDNFAAAGKLEGPARARALELALSVVPPKCLGIYQEELNQIALADPDDASGFTARYKAEVATKALQTLMHPLFKERDFAAVSVKVDEFIKESQPTGEALQTAMLYKLQALYMEKKYDAALKLADEIIAINDTNKPARFSSMIKKRLERMLEQEQEKQGEAEKGE; encoded by the coding sequence ATGACACACACACGCAAGCGACTCGTAATAGCATTAGCCACCGCTTCATTGGCTGTCCCGGTTGTTTCGGCTGGGGGCGATGGCTGGATGACCGACTTTGATGCCGCCAAGGCAAAGGCAAAAAAAGAAGGCAAGGACCTGCTGGTCGATTTTACCGGGTCCGACTGGTGCGGCTGGTGTATCAAGCTTGATAAGGAGGTTTTTCAACAGGATGCATTCAAAGAGGCTGTGCCCAAGGACTTCATCCTCGTCGAACTCGATTTTCCGAGTAAAAAGGAGATTCCCGAGGCCCTGAAAAATCAAAACAAGGCCTTGCGGGATGCTTTTTCTATTTCGGGCTTCCCCACAGTGATGCTCTGCGACGCGGATGGGCGCCCATACGCCAAGACCGGTTACCAACGTGGCGGTGCGGAAGCCTATGTCACCCACCTGGATGAGCTCCGGAAACAAAAAAAACAGCGCGACGACAACTTTGCCGCCGCAGGGAAACTCGAAGGTCCGGCCAGGGCCAGGGCGCTGGAACTCGCGCTCTCGGTAGTGCCTCCCAAGTGCCTGGGCATCTACCAGGAGGAACTCAACCAGATCGCGCTCGCCGATCCTGATGACGCCAGCGGGTTTACCGCCAGATACAAGGCCGAAGTCGCAACCAAGGCATTACAAACCTTGATGCACCCCTTGTTCAAGGAGCGCGATTTCGCGGCGGTCTCCGTCAAGGTCGACGAGTTTATCAAAGAGAGCCAACCCACTGGAGAGGCACTGCAAACCGCGATGCTCTATAAGCTCCAGGCTCTCTACATGGAGAAAAAATACGATGCCGCCCTCAAGCTGGCCGATGAGATCATCGCGATCAACGACACCAACAAACCCGCCCGCTTCTCAAGTATGATCAAAAAACGACTCGAGCGCATGCTGGAGCAGGAGCAGGAGAAGCAGGGGGAGGCGGAAAAGGGGGAATAA
- the trpC gene encoding indole-3-glycerol phosphate synthase TrpC: MDILSEIMEHKRSEVEAILPHLEKYRAAALERNDFGGFRAALDLGPDRLSIIAEVKHASPSAGVIDPDFDPLRQAGMYLDGGASCMSVLTDQKYFQGSLADLTRISPISNIPLLRKDFIRHEIQIYEAIIAGADAILLIVAALDDETLKRLYREARDFQLDVLVEVHDLAEMDRALDLGADLIGINNRSLKTFKTDLATTERLADEVGDDVLLVSESGIKTAADCLRVLEAGANAILVGETLMRANNPAETMQQWLDIRLK, encoded by the coding sequence ATGGACATTCTCAGCGAAATCATGGAGCACAAGCGTAGTGAGGTGGAAGCGATCCTTCCGCATCTTGAAAAATACCGCGCCGCCGCCCTTGAGAGAAACGACTTCGGTGGATTCCGGGCCGCGCTTGATCTAGGCCCGGACCGACTCAGTATCATCGCGGAGGTGAAACACGCATCCCCCTCGGCTGGGGTGATTGACCCCGATTTTGACCCACTTCGCCAGGCCGGCATGTACCTCGACGGGGGCGCCAGCTGTATGTCGGTGCTGACGGATCAGAAATACTTCCAAGGCTCGTTGGCGGACCTGACAAGGATTTCCCCCATTTCCAATATCCCGCTGCTTAGAAAAGACTTCATCCGTCACGAGATCCAGATTTACGAGGCGATCATTGCGGGCGCGGATGCTATTTTGCTCATTGTCGCCGCTCTCGACGATGAAACCCTGAAACGCCTCTATCGGGAGGCCCGCGATTTCCAGTTGGATGTCTTGGTGGAAGTCCATGATTTGGCGGAAATGGACAGGGCGCTCGACCTCGGGGCGGATCTGATCGGGATCAATAACAGGAGCTTGAAAACTTTTAAAACCGACCTCGCCACCACCGAACGGCTGGCTGATGAGGTGGGTGACGATGTTCTACTTGTCAGTGAATCGGGGATTAAAACGGCAGCCGACTGCTTACGCGTCCTCGAGGCCGGAGCCAACGCCATCCTGGTCGGTGAAACCCTGATGCGCGCCAACAATCCAGCCGAGACCATGCAGCAATGGCTGGATATCAGGTTAAAGTGA